A genomic window from Salvelinus alpinus chromosome 10, SLU_Salpinus.1, whole genome shotgun sequence includes:
- the LOC139532249 gene encoding SLIT and NTRK-like protein 1, whose translation MLLWIVLLKAALCVAIGNVTRDICKEQICSCNEIEGDLHIDCEKRSFTNLHHLTGPSSQFYHLLLHGNSLSRLFPNEFANFYNAVSLHLENNGLHDIVPGAFLGLQLVKRLHINNNKIRSFRKSTFLGLDDLEYLQADFNLLRDIDPAVFRDLNKLEVLILNDNLISALPINVFQHVPITHLDLRGNRIKTVPYEGVLEQIPGIAEVLLEDNPWDCNCDLVSLKEWLENIPQNALIGRVICEAPTPLQGNDLNETSEMVLCPSIKSGADESLVAPPTQEETSVPGPVPTPYKASGDPGSPTPGNGQKGRSKSHWQLKTKPTSMTGVNGEREQLQIVQNASCPVPCSCKLIGSRQGLGVNCEGKKIESLANLKPKPLMAHELNMRDNNIHAIKKNHLNGYSSLNLLDLGGNNIKLIDNSTFQNLTELRWLYMDKNYLDTLIAEMFIGLQNLEYLSLEYNDIQLILAGTFSPLPNLRVLFLNNNLLKALPVDAFLGVSLSKISLHNNYFTYLSVAGVLDQLNSIIQIDLHGNPWDCSCNIVPFKQWTEKLGADVIVSDLKCESPEEFWKRDFRHVRNDLMCPKLYDKIYPTSLSKNSTFTADTGTRSNSYVEPNRVSISVLVPGLLLVFVTSAFTVVGMLVFILRNRKRSKRRDGNSSASEINSLQTVCDSSYWHSGPYHADGGAQRGFDCSAHFSSTNDA comes from the coding sequence ATGCTGCTTTGGATTGTCTTGCTGAAGGCGGCTCTTTGTGTTGCTATTGGAAATGTTACAAGGGACATTTGTAAGGAGCAGATCTGCTCCTGCAATGAGATTGAAGGCGATTTGCACATTGACTGCGAAAAAAGGAGCTTTACTAATTTGCACCATTTGACTGGTCCCAGTTCCCAGTTTTATCACTTGCTATTGCATGGAAATTCTTTATCCAGGCTTTTTCCCAATGAGTTTGCTAACTTTTACAATGCCGTGAGCTTGCATTTGGAAAACAACGGTTTGCATGACATTGTCCCTGGTGCTTTTCTGGGACTGCAGCTCGTGAAAAGGTTACACATAAATAATAACAAGATACGGTCATTTAGGAAGAGCACCTTTCTTGGTTTAGATGACTTGGAATATCTTCAGGCTGATTTTAATCTATTGAGGGACATTGACCCGGCCGTGTTCAGGGACTTAAATAAACTTGAAGTGTTAATTCTAAATGATAACCTCATCAGTGCACTACCTATAAATGTGTTTCAACACGTTCCCATCACCCATCTCGACCTGCGAGGGAACCGAATCAAAACGGTGCCTTATGAGGGAGTTCTCGAACAAATACCGGGCATTGCGGAGGTTTTATTGGAGGATAACCCCTGGGACTGCAACTGTGACCTGGTTTCCCTGAAGGAATGGCTGGAGAATATACCGCAGAACGCGCTTATCGGTCGGGTGATCTGCGAGGCTCCAACGCCACTGCAAGGGAACGACTTGAACGAGACATCGGAGATGGTTCTGTGTCCTTCAATAAAAAGTGGTGCTGACGAGAGTTTAGTTGCACCTCCTACCCAAGAGGAGACCTCTGTACCTGGGCCCGTTCCAACGCCTTATAAAGCTAGTGGTGATCCTGGGTCCCCTACCCCAGGGAATGGGCAAAAGGGACGCTCTAAATCGCACTGGCAGTTGAAAACGAAGCCCACATCTATGAcaggtgtgaatggggagagagagcagctgcAAATTGTGCAGAACGCATCGTGCCCTGTGCCATGCAGCTGCAAGCTCATTGGATCCAggcaggggttaggggttaactgCGAGGGCAAGAAGATAGAGAGCTTGGCTAACCTAAAACCCAAACCCCTCATGGCGCACGAATTAAACATGAGAGATAACAACATCCATGCTATAAAAAAGAACCATCTCAATGGCTATTCAAGTCTGAATCTCCTTGATTTGGGTGGaaacaacatcaaattgataGACAACAGCACTTTTCAAAACCTCACCGAGTTAAGATGGTTGTACATGGATAAGAATTACCTGGATACGCTCATTGCGGAAATGTTCATTGGACTTCAAAATCTGGAATATCTCAGTTTGGAATATAATGACATACAGCTGATACTGGCAGGCACATTCAGCCCTCTGCCTAATCTGCGAGTGCTTTTCCTCAACAATAACTTACTGAAAGCGCTACCTGTGGATGCTTTCCTTGGAGTGTCTTTATCAAAGATTAGCTTGCATAATAATTACTTCACGTATCTCTCTGTCGCAGGGGTCTTAGATCAGCTCAATTCGATCATACAAATTGATTTGCATGGGAACCCTTGGGATTGCTCGTGTAATATTGTCCCTTTCAAACAGTGGACAGAGAAACTGGGGGCAGATGTGATCGTTAGTGATCTCAAGTGTGAGTCCCCAGAAGAGTTCTGGAAAAGGGATTTCCGTCACGTCCGAAATGATCTGATGTGTCCCAAGCTGTATGACAAAAtctaccccacctctctctccaaaaACAGCACGTTCACCGCAGACACGGGTACGCGCTCGAACTCCTATGTGGAGCCGAACAGGGTATCCATCTCTGTACTAGTCCCTGGGCTACTACTGGTATTTGTCACGTCTGCGTTCACTGTTGTAGGGATGCTTGTCTTCATCTTGCGGAATCGCAAGAGATCAAAGCGGAGGGATGGTAATTCCTCTGCGTCAGAGATCAATTCCTTGCAGACAGTGTGTGACTCGTCTTATTGGCATAGCGGGCCTTACCATGCGGACGGGGGCGCGCAAAGAGGGTTTGACTGTAGCGCCCATTTCTCCTCAACAAATGATGCGTAA